A part of Cystobacter ferrugineus genomic DNA contains:
- a CDS encoding sigma-54-dependent transcriptional regulator, whose translation MPRPAVPGPRILLVDDDPGVLKGLRGLLSDEGFSPVEARSAADAARLLDAPGPPPALMLLDLRMPGETGLELLARLPRPLPLPVVVLSGEASPGEAVQALKLGATDFVEKPPSPERLLTALRNALALGELREEQQRLREELARPGHLVGDSPAMEALRQLIARVGPSDTAILITGETGTGKERVARALHLASGRKGRLVAVNCAAIPSTLLESELFGHERGAFSGATSRRLGRIEQAHGGTLFLDELGDMPLELQAKLLRVLETKEVERLGGSLPIEVNVRVLAATHRDLAQAVREGRFRQDLYFRLNVLPLALPPLRERPEDILLLARAFAAELAGPRTPLELAPGAEEALRAWSWPGNVRELRNFIERQNLLRGDGPLVLRPEQLAGPTPLADRSGRLVPAEKSYREHVDGFERALIQAALDEAGSIAAAARLLRMDRGNLYRRAKALGLSTP comes from the coding sequence ATGCCACGCCCCGCGGTGCCCGGCCCGCGCATCCTCCTGGTGGATGACGACCCGGGCGTCCTCAAGGGACTGCGCGGCCTGCTCTCCGACGAGGGCTTCTCGCCCGTGGAGGCGCGTTCGGCCGCCGACGCCGCGCGCCTGCTGGACGCCCCCGGCCCCCCGCCGGCGTTGATGCTGCTGGATTTGCGCATGCCCGGGGAGACGGGACTGGAGCTGCTCGCGCGCCTGCCCCGGCCGCTGCCCCTGCCCGTGGTGGTGCTCTCGGGCGAGGCGTCTCCCGGGGAAGCCGTCCAGGCCCTGAAGCTGGGCGCCACCGACTTCGTGGAGAAGCCGCCCTCGCCCGAGCGGCTGCTCACGGCGCTGCGCAACGCGCTCGCCCTGGGCGAGCTGCGCGAGGAGCAGCAGCGTCTGCGCGAGGAGCTGGCCCGGCCCGGCCACCTCGTGGGGGACAGCCCGGCCATGGAGGCGCTGCGCCAGCTCATCGCCCGCGTGGGCCCGAGCGACACCGCCATCCTCATCACCGGCGAGACGGGCACGGGCAAGGAGCGCGTGGCGCGGGCGCTCCACCTGGCCTCGGGGCGCAAGGGCCGGCTCGTCGCGGTCAATTGCGCCGCCATCCCCTCCACCCTGTTGGAGAGCGAGCTGTTCGGCCACGAGCGCGGGGCGTTCTCGGGCGCCACCTCGCGCCGGCTCGGCCGCATCGAGCAGGCCCACGGGGGCACGCTCTTCCTGGACGAGCTGGGCGACATGCCCCTGGAGCTCCAGGCCAAGCTGCTGCGCGTGCTGGAGACGAAGGAAGTGGAGCGGCTGGGCGGCAGCCTCCCCATCGAGGTGAACGTGCGCGTCCTCGCCGCCACGCACCGGGACCTGGCCCAGGCGGTGCGCGAGGGGCGTTTCCGGCAGGACCTCTACTTCCGGCTCAACGTGCTGCCGCTGGCCCTGCCGCCCCTGCGCGAGCGGCCCGAGGACATCCTCCTGCTGGCGCGGGCCTTCGCGGCGGAGCTCGCCGGGCCCCGCACGCCCCTGGAACTGGCCCCCGGCGCCGAGGAGGCCCTGCGTGCCTGGTCCTGGCCCGGCAATGTGCGCGAGCTGCGCAACTTCATCGAGCGGCAGAACCTGCTGCGGGGCGATGGCCCCCTCGTGCTCCGGCCCGAGCAACTCGCGGGCCCCACGCCCCTGGCGGACAGGAGCGGGCGGCTGGTGCCCGCCGAGAAGAGCTACCGCGAGCACGTGGACGGCTTCGAGCGCGCGCTCATCCAGGCCGCGCTGGACGAGGCCGGCAGCATCGCCGCGGCCGCGCGCCTGCTGCGCATGGACCGGGGCAACCTCTACCGCCGCGCCAAGGCGCTCGGTCTCTCCACGCCGTGA
- a CDS encoding DUF4390 domain-containing protein has product MNTRGSRKNTVGKGLFGVGLAVVGLLATSAGAEEAPRVDCVATRAGRRVVARSEALGLVAPELERLMRLGLAGRLEVELTLLRHRPWWFAERVETARLTLVLAYSAREQRWALDGRALAAGPGVLELERVAWTLTEEPTGESPWSVEVSVRLQVVTPASLGRMARWLTQGEQTEEERSALTRGLLLSLAEDLTRGAQGRCTVTVP; this is encoded by the coding sequence ATGAACACGAGAGGCTCGAGAAAGAACACCGTCGGCAAGGGGCTCTTCGGGGTGGGGCTGGCGGTGGTGGGACTGCTCGCCACGAGCGCGGGGGCGGAGGAGGCCCCGCGGGTGGACTGCGTGGCGACGCGGGCCGGGCGGCGCGTGGTGGCCCGGTCCGAGGCGCTCGGGCTGGTGGCGCCCGAGTTGGAGCGGCTGATGCGGCTGGGACTGGCGGGGCGGTTGGAGGTGGAGCTGACGCTGCTGCGCCACCGGCCGTGGTGGTTCGCCGAGCGGGTGGAGACGGCGCGGCTGACCCTGGTGCTGGCGTACTCGGCGCGAGAGCAGCGCTGGGCGTTGGATGGGCGGGCCCTGGCCGCGGGACCGGGCGTGTTGGAGCTGGAGCGCGTGGCGTGGACGCTCACCGAGGAGCCCACGGGCGAGTCTCCGTGGTCGGTGGAGGTCTCGGTGCGGCTCCAGGTCGTGACACCGGCGAGCCTGGGACGCATGGCGCGCTGGCTCACCCAGGGAGAGCAGACGGAAGAGGAGCGCTCGGCGCTGACGCGCGGCCTGCTGCTCTCCCTGGCGGAGGATCTCACCCGGGGGGCCCAGGGACGGTGCACCGTCACCGTGCCCTGA
- a CDS encoding PPC domain-containing protein, which produces MKRLAWKALAAAWLTCVLTGCGAELEQGSEAAADPTPEAVEQAPVASVSITDTYTLAGCTSTSPLTNNSPTYGVSAPPGDFSCDYTLYVPSGAASVTFNTYGGSGSTAHLYVKHEAVPTLSSYDCKGTLGSPSNNNQSCTVNSPAAGTWHVRVYNAGSSQTLNNATLRGNYVTGGGNPNPPTGVLTLGQTVSGLSGAKDSVRYWRVTVPSGQNFLTVRTTGGTGDSDVYVSRDVQPTTSTYENKSNNGGTTESCATYVISPGTYYVMMHGHAAYSGVSITATLEP; this is translated from the coding sequence TTGAAACGTCTTGCATGGAAGGCTTTGGCCGCGGCGTGGCTGACGTGTGTCCTGACGGGCTGTGGCGCGGAGCTGGAACAGGGCTCGGAGGCGGCAGCGGATCCCACCCCCGAGGCCGTCGAACAAGCCCCGGTGGCGAGCGTGAGCATCACGGACACCTACACCCTGGCGGGGTGCACGTCCACCAGCCCGCTCACCAACAACTCGCCCACGTACGGCGTGAGCGCGCCGCCGGGGGACTTCTCCTGCGACTACACGCTCTACGTCCCGTCGGGGGCCGCCAGCGTCACCTTCAACACCTACGGCGGCTCCGGGAGCACCGCCCACCTGTACGTGAAGCACGAAGCCGTGCCCACGCTGTCGTCCTATGATTGCAAGGGCACGCTGGGCAGCCCCAGCAACAACAACCAGTCGTGCACCGTCAACTCGCCCGCGGCTGGCACCTGGCACGTGCGCGTCTACAACGCGGGTTCGTCCCAGACACTCAACAACGCGACCCTGCGCGGCAACTACGTCACCGGCGGCGGGAATCCCAATCCCCCCACGGGTGTGCTGACGCTCGGCCAGACGGTGTCCGGACTGTCCGGGGCGAAGGACTCGGTGCGCTACTGGCGCGTCACCGTGCCGTCCGGCCAGAACTTCCTGACCGTGCGGACCACTGGCGGCACTGGGGACTCGGACGTGTATGTCAGCCGGGATGTCCAGCCGACCACGTCCACCTACGAGAACAAGTCCAACAATGGCGGCACCACGGAGTCGTGTGCCACCTACGTCATCAGCCCGGGCACCTACTACGTGATGATGCACGGCCACGCGGCCTACAGCGGCGTGTCCATCACGGCCACCCTCGAGCCCTGA
- a CDS encoding SDR family NAD(P)-dependent oxidoreductase — protein MADGKVSGAFQGKVALVTGAGSGMGRAAAVAFAREGASVVLAGRRSAELDAVAAEVEAAGGRALAVPTDVAKVEDVQRLVRTTLERFDRLDAAFNNAGVEGAFAPIHELKPEDFDHTFGINVRGVWLCMKYQVEAMLRSGRGGAIVNNSSWLAHGALPGSSIYAASKAALDGMIRAVALEVADKGVRVNNVNPGIIDTPMLHRLIDEPARRPFIENTPARRLGTPAEVADVAVWLCSDAARFVTAQNLLVDGGYAIAGHRPWLAAPAR, from the coding sequence ATGGCGGATGGAAAGGTTTCCGGGGCATTCCAGGGAAAGGTGGCACTCGTCACTGGAGCGGGAAGCGGCATGGGACGGGCGGCGGCGGTGGCCTTCGCTCGCGAGGGGGCCTCGGTCGTCCTCGCGGGGCGGAGGAGCGCGGAACTCGATGCGGTCGCCGCCGAGGTGGAGGCCGCGGGAGGCCGGGCGCTCGCCGTTCCCACGGACGTCGCGAAGGTGGAGGACGTGCAGCGGCTCGTGCGGACGACACTCGAGCGATTCGACCGGCTCGACGCGGCCTTCAACAACGCGGGAGTGGAGGGCGCCTTCGCCCCCATCCATGAATTGAAGCCCGAGGATTTCGATCACACTTTCGGCATCAACGTGCGGGGCGTCTGGCTGTGCATGAAGTACCAGGTGGAGGCCATGCTGCGCTCGGGCAGGGGAGGGGCCATCGTCAACAACTCCTCGTGGCTGGCACATGGAGCCCTGCCCGGGAGCTCCATCTACGCGGCGAGCAAGGCGGCGCTGGATGGGATGATTCGCGCGGTGGCGCTGGAGGTGGCGGACAAGGGCGTGCGCGTCAACAACGTCAACCCTGGCATCATCGACACGCCCATGCTCCACCGCCTCATCGACGAGCCCGCGCGGCGGCCCTTCATCGAGAACACGCCCGCTCGCCGGCTCGGGACTCCAGCGGAGGTGGCGGACGTCGCGGTCTGGTTGTGCTCCGACGCGGCGCGCTTCGTCACCGCTCAGAACCTCCTGGTCGATGGCGGGTACGCCATTGCCGGTCACCGTCCGTGGCTCGCGGCTCCCGCGCGCTGA
- a CDS encoding winged helix-turn-helix transcriptional regulator — MEGARRSGCPINLTLEVLGDRWSLIVIRDVMFGNRRHFRELLNQSEEGIASNILAARLKHLLEEGLLSKRDDPTHRQKAIYSLTEPSIQLVPLLAQMGAWGVRHTPVTEELAIRARLLAEGGPPLWEAFMAELRALHLGAPAPSRSVIAELQAAFEKVRSRKTEARPGRSRKPSASHPP; from the coding sequence ATGGAAGGCGCGCGCCGCTCGGGCTGCCCCATCAATCTGACGCTGGAAGTGCTTGGAGATCGCTGGAGCCTGATCGTCATCCGCGACGTCATGTTCGGCAACCGGCGGCATTTCCGGGAGCTGCTCAACCAGTCCGAGGAGGGCATCGCCTCCAACATCCTGGCCGCGCGCCTCAAGCATCTGCTCGAGGAGGGTCTGCTGTCCAAGCGCGATGACCCCACCCACCGGCAGAAGGCCATCTACAGCCTCACCGAGCCCTCCATCCAGCTCGTACCGTTGCTCGCCCAGATGGGGGCCTGGGGGGTGCGCCACACTCCCGTCACCGAGGAACTGGCGATCCGCGCGCGGCTGTTGGCGGAAGGCGGCCCTCCCCTGTGGGAGGCCTTCATGGCGGAACTCCGGGCCCTGCACCTCGGCGCGCCCGCTCCCTCGCGGTCGGTGATCGCGGAACTCCAAGCCGCGTTCGAGAAGGTCCGCTCCAGGAAGACCGAGGCACGCCCGGGCAGGAGCCGCAAGCCGAGCGCATCCCACCCGCCATGA
- a CDS encoding CVNH domain-containing protein, whose product MRKMKSKYPMTGFLAGMMLALVQAGCGGAGEFAEQDNEDSAHAEQAIRGDFSQSCTDITFFNDRYLSARCARSDGQFVYSEIDLGEYLVNEDGNIWWGLGGQFHRSCSFVIFGARASELFFSCKKKDGSYKETSKVLDERIANINGVLVYRP is encoded by the coding sequence ATGCGAAAAATGAAAAGCAAATATCCCATGACTGGATTCCTGGCGGGAATGATGCTGGCACTCGTACAAGCCGGCTGCGGCGGGGCGGGAGAGTTCGCCGAGCAAGACAACGAAGACTCCGCCCACGCAGAGCAGGCCATTCGCGGCGATTTTTCGCAAAGCTGCACCGACATCACGTTCTTCAACGACCGCTATCTCAGTGCTCGTTGTGCTCGCTCCGATGGCCAATTCGTCTACAGCGAGATCGATCTCGGAGAGTATTTGGTGAACGAGGATGGGAATATCTGGTGGGGCCTCGGCGGCCAGTTCCACCGCTCGTGCTCTTTCGTGATCTTCGGTGCCCGCGCCAGCGAGCTGTTCTTCAGCTGCAAGAAAAAAGACGGGAGCTACAAGGAAACGAGCAAGGTTCTCGATGAGAGAATCGCGAACATCAATGGCGTTCTCGTGTACAGGCCATGA
- a CDS encoding glutathione S-transferase family protein: MTLKFYAHPFSSYCQKVLIALYENAIPFEWRRVDEPGAMEELAERWPLKRFPVLVDEGRTVAEASIIIEHLQLHHPGPVRLIPEEPRAALEVRALDRFFDNYVSTPQQKIVFNQLRPEDKRDPQGVAEARAMLETAYGWLDGVMANREWAAGGDFTLADCAAAPFLFYADWTHAIDARFAHVRAYRQRLLARPSFARAVDEARPFRPNFPLGAPDRD; the protein is encoded by the coding sequence ATGACCCTGAAGTTCTATGCACACCCGTTCTCGTCCTACTGCCAGAAGGTGCTGATCGCGCTCTACGAGAACGCCATCCCGTTCGAGTGGCGCCGGGTCGACGAGCCCGGGGCGATGGAGGAGTTGGCGGAGCGCTGGCCGCTCAAGCGCTTCCCGGTGTTGGTGGACGAGGGCCGCACGGTGGCGGAGGCGAGCATCATCATCGAGCACCTCCAACTCCACCACCCGGGCCCGGTGCGGCTGATTCCCGAGGAGCCACGGGCCGCGCTGGAGGTACGGGCCCTGGACCGCTTCTTCGACAACTACGTGTCCACGCCGCAGCAGAAGATCGTGTTCAACCAACTCCGGCCCGAGGACAAGCGCGACCCCCAGGGAGTGGCGGAGGCACGGGCGATGCTCGAGACGGCCTACGGCTGGCTGGACGGAGTGATGGCGAACCGGGAATGGGCGGCGGGCGGGGACTTCACCCTCGCGGACTGCGCCGCCGCGCCCTTCTTGTTCTACGCGGACTGGACGCATGCGATCGACGCGCGCTTCGCCCACGTGCGCGCGTATCGCCAGCGCCTGCTGGCCCGGCCGTCGTTCGCGCGCGCCGTGGACGAAGCACGGCCCTTCCGCCCCAACTTCCCGCTCGGCGCGCCGGACCGCGACTAA
- a CDS encoding aminoglycoside adenylyltransferase family protein: MTTSPPAEIAAQLASARAVLERHLGANLRALHLFGSAVEGGLGPHSDIDLLVTVSAPLAEPVRLALMTDLLAVSAWPASGALRPLEVTVVVRDAVVPWRYPPPRELQFGEWLREELRHGHAEPAVVDHDLAILLTKVRLHGVSLAGTPAAELFEPVPRADLTRALHDTVAQWNEPADWQGDERNVVLALARIWFSLATGGIAPKDVAAQWALERLPAEHRPVLATARAAYQGRAEDDLAGRVTQVDAFVRHTRAVIEGLRPAQPFTGGARGPGDAR, encoded by the coding sequence ATGACCACCTCGCCACCCGCCGAAATCGCCGCGCAACTGGCCAGCGCCCGCGCGGTACTCGAACGCCACCTGGGCGCCAATCTGCGGGCCCTTCACCTGTTCGGCTCGGCCGTCGAGGGTGGGCTCGGGCCGCACAGCGACATCGATCTGCTGGTGACCGTGAGCGCGCCGCTGGCCGAGCCCGTCCGCCTCGCGCTGATGACCGACCTGCTGGCGGTCTCGGCCTGGCCGGCCTCCGGCGCGCTCCGTCCACTCGAAGTCACCGTCGTGGTGCGGGACGCGGTGGTGCCCTGGCGCTACCCGCCGCCGCGCGAACTGCAGTTCGGCGAGTGGCTGCGCGAAGAACTGCGGCACGGCCATGCCGAGCCCGCCGTCGTCGATCACGACCTGGCGATCCTGCTGACCAAGGTGCGGCTGCACGGCGTGAGCCTGGCGGGGACGCCGGCCGCCGAGCTGTTCGAGCCGGTGCCCCGGGCCGATCTGACAAGGGCGCTGCACGACACCGTCGCCCAATGGAACGAGCCGGCGGACTGGCAGGGGGACGAGCGCAATGTGGTGCTGGCCCTGGCGCGTATCTGGTTCAGCCTGGCCACCGGAGGGATCGCGCCCAAGGACGTCGCCGCCCAATGGGCCCTGGAGCGCCTGCCAGCCGAGCACAGGCCGGTCCTGGCCACGGCACGGGCGGCGTACCAGGGGCGGGCCGAGGACGACCTGGCCGGGCGCGTCACGCAGGTCGACGCGTTCGTGCGCCACACCCGAGCCGTGATCGAGGGCCTTCGCCCGGCGCAGCCTTTCACCGGCGGCGCCCGCGGTCCGGGAGACGCTCGGTAG